AGCTAACATGGTTTCGAAACAAGATGAATGTGGAATGGTTTGATATGTCAGAGTCTAAAGACGCTGAAAAAAAATTCGCCGAAATTTCCAAGTTCATTGAAGGAAAGCTCGAGATAAAAGCGAATACATAATAATAGAGATAAAAGAGGAGGATCCGCCCATGAAACAAGTGAACATTCAGGACCAGTATTTAAATCAGCTACGCAAAGACAATATCAATGTGACCGTATTCTTATTGAACGGATTTCAATTGAGAGGCCAGATTAAAGGATTTGATAACTTTACCGTGCTTTTCGAATCAGAAGGAAAACAGCAGCTTGTCTATAAGCATGCCATCTCAACATTCGCGCCGCAAAAGAATGTCCAGATTGATTTCGAGGGGCAAGCTTAATTAAATAATGACGAAGGAAACCCGCTATGTGCGGGTTTTTTCTTTTTATAATATTTTTCTAGGAACATACTTTTGGAATCGGAATTTATCCATTATGTATGAAGGGCCCATAACAGGCTGATTGTACCGTTATGAATGAAATACCAACTGTATAAAGGGGCATTTCCAGGTTAACGCATCAGTAAGAGTGTAATACCAACATTAAAAGGGGGCGATTTCAAACCATTGTTCTTTTACTTTTAAGCGATAATTGTTTAATTTAAAAATGAATTTCCACTTCCTTGAATACATATAAATATAGAAGTTTATTTCTTGGGAAAGCGCATATTGTGACAAAAAGAGAGAATATCGCTGGAGTTTGTCGAACTTCGCATAGGGGGGTATTCCCGATGCGATATAAATGGCCAGATTTTTAACATGCATGATGTTATAGGCGAATATCACAAATACAGCAAGAATGCGTATACTGTTTCCAGAATGAGAGGTGAAATCTTTGGACCAACCGCTTCGAAAG
This window of the Mesobacillus jeotgali genome carries:
- the hfq gene encoding RNA chaperone Hfq; amino-acid sequence: MKQVNIQDQYLNQLRKDNINVTVFLLNGFQLRGQIKGFDNFTVLFESEGKQQLVYKHAISTFAPQKNVQIDFEGQA